In Triticum aestivum cultivar Chinese Spring chromosome 5B, IWGSC CS RefSeq v2.1, whole genome shotgun sequence, the following proteins share a genomic window:
- the LOC123111531 gene encoding tyrosine-protein phosphatase DSP1, whose protein sequence is MRQEAASLVVTREDHRQHHHSRPPPPDEEDGEEEEEDTDAVAPSSCATILLRRVSGEAEAVESEEPLQLVPPLNFAMVDHGVYRSGFPDASNLPFLETLRLRSVLCLCPEPYPEANQEFLRAHGIRLFQLGIDGSKEPFVSIPEDRIREALKVVLDTRNHPVLIHCKRGKHRTGCVVGCLRKLQRWCLTSVFDEYQRFAAAKARVSDLRFIELFDVSSLKHLPASFSC, encoded by the exons ATGAGACAGGAGGCCGCCAGCCTGGTGGTCACCCGCGAAGACCACCGGCAGCACCACCAcagccgcccgccgcctcccgacgaggaggacggggaggaggaggaggaggacacggATGCCGTGGCCCCGTCGTCCTGCGCGACGATCCTGCTGCGCCGGGtgagcggcgaggccgaggcggtggAAAGTGAGGAGCCGCTGCAGCTGGTCCCGCCGCTCAACTTCGCCATGGTGGACCACGGCGTGTACCGCTCCGGGTTCCCGGACGCCTCCAACCTGCCCTTCCTCGAGACCCTCCGCCTCCGCTCCGTCCT GTGCCTCTGCCCGGAGCCGTACCCGGAGGCCAACCAGGAGTTCCTCCGTGCCCACGGGATCAGGCTGTTCCAACTCGGAATCGACGGCTCCAAG GAACCCTTTGTGAGCATTCCCGAAGACAGAATCCGCGAGGCTCTGAAAGTTGTTCTAG ACACAAGAAACCACCCGGTGCTTATTCACTGCAAGCGTGGAAAG CATCGAACTGGCTGTGTTGTTGGATGCTTGAGGAAACTGCAGCGCTGGTGTCTAACATCAGTATTCGACGAATACCAGCGTTTTGCTGCTGCGAAAGCAAGAGTTTCTGATCTAAGGTTTATTGAGCTATTCGACGTCTCAAGCTTAAAGCATTTACCCGCGTCTTTCTCATGTTGA
- the LOC123111529 gene encoding vacuolar protein 8, with protein MTPPPSPSPSPPPPAAADALAQILHALLPPLLLAAASANALHSRWRALHATLLALQSSLVSAPAPAAGHPLFADLVASLLPALRSLHALSARCQDPALPGGRLRLQSDLDIAASSLTLLLHDLSLLLRSGLLSVDSSASSPNAIVLQVPAAAASRSDKSLFIRDAFARLQIGGLDLKLKALASLLELLGNDPAAEAANIVAADGDVAALLRMLDASAHSALRDRAAAVVALLATACGASRKAVFDEGGLGPLLRVLDSASAPATRERAVVAIEAITADAGSSWAVSAYGGVSILINACRPGSGSLAVQTLAVAAIKNVVSIDDVRSALVEEGGLPVLVDLLASGTTDTQKNAALCLWSIASMGDLETQQQIVQDGALPPLLQALHITTDLDLQNSVLRAIHVLAVVPSAARILCSSPLFFAQLTDLMRHGGSILLQQMAADMIADLAPGVSDDTKRCMAPCVGTLVKMMEVAKPASIQESAGRALLALMTLKSNRKELVRDEKNLTRLVQMLNPRNEEIDKKHPVSVLLALAMGGGNGTRRRLADAGACQHLQKLADAEVPCAKKALQRISSSRFKSLLSRGWNN; from the coding sequence atgacgccgccgccctcgccctcgccctcgcccccgccgccggccgccgcggacgCGCTCGCCCAGATCCTGCACGCGCTGCTCCCGCCGCTCCTCCTGGCCGCGGCGTCCGCCAACGCGCTCCACTCCCGCTGGCGCGCGCTGCACGCCACGCTGCTCGCGCTCCAGTCCTCGCTCGTCTCCGCGCCCGCCCCGGCCGCCGGCCACCCGCTCTTCGCCGATCTGGTGGCCTCGCTGCTCCCGGCCCTCCGCTCCCTCCACGCATTGTCCGCGCGCTGCCAGGACCCGGCCCTCCCCGGCGGGCGCCTGCGCCTCCAGAGCGACCTCGACATCGCCGCTTCCTCGCTCACGCTTCTCCTGCACGATCTCTCGCTGCTCCTTCGCTCGGGGCTCCTCTCCGTCGATTCGTCGGCGTCCTCCCCCAACGCCATTGTGCTGCAGGTGCCCGCGGCAGCCGCATCCCGCTCCGACAAGTCGCTTTTCATCAGGGACGCCTTTGCGCGGCTCCAGATCGGGGGCCTCGACCTCAAGCTCAAGGCCCTCGCCTCGCTGCTGGAGTTGCTGGGCAATGACCCTGCTGCTGAGGCCGCAAACATCGTTGCCGCCGATGGCGATGTGGCTGCGCTGCTCCGCATGCTCGACGCATCGGCCCACTCGGCGCTGAGGGACCGCGCAGCAGCGGTCGTGGCCCTCCTTGCCACTGCCTGCGGTGCATCCCGGAAAGCGGTCTTCGACGAGGGCGGCCTTGGCCCGCTGTTGCGCGTGCTTGACTCTGCCTCGGCACCGGCCACGAGGGAGCGTGCGGTTGTGGCCATTGAGGCCATCACTGCCGATGCCGGCAGCTCGTGGGCTGTATCAGCATATGGAGGGGTTTCCATCTTGATTAATGCGTGCCGTCCTGGCTCTGGTTCGTTGGCTGTGCAGACGCTCGCTGTAGCAGCTATCAAGAATGTGGTCTCGATCGACGATGTGCGCTCAGCGTTGGTTGAGGAGGGTGGGTTGCCAGTTCTGGTTGATTTACTTGCCAGCGGCACCACTGACACACAGAAGAATGCTGCTCTCTGCCTGTGGTCGATCGCGTCCATGGGCGACCTTGAGACACAGCAACAGATTGTACAAGATGGTGCATTACCGCCACTTTTGCAGGCTCTGCACATCACCACCGATCTCGATCTTCAGAATTCTGTCCTACGCGCTATCCACGTGCTTGCAGTAGTCCCTTCGGCCGCCAGGATCCTATGTTCATCCCCGCTGTTCTTTGCACAACTAACAGACCTTATGCGCCATGGTGGTAGCATCCTGTTGCAGCAGATGGCTGCAGATATGATTGCCGACCTTGCACCTGGCGTGAGTGATGACACCAAGCGGTGCATGGCACCATGTGTTGGCACGCTGGTTAAGATGATGGAGGTAGCCAAGCCTGCATCCATACAGGAGTCAGCTGGCCGTGCACTACTTGCTTTGATGACCTTGAAATCCAATCGAAAGGAGTTGGTCAGGGATGAGAAGAATCTGACAAGGTTGGTGCAGATGCTTAACCCCCGGAATGAGGAGATTGAcaaaaagcacccagtctcagtaCTGCTAGCACTTGCTATGGGTGGTGGGAATGGAACACGACGGCGTCTTGCAGATGCTGGTGCTTGTCAGCATCTACAGAAGCTGGCTGATGCTGAGGTGCCTTGTGCAAAGAAGGCTTTGCAAAGGATATCCAGCAGCCGATTCAAAAGCTTACTTTCCAGAGGGTGGAACAACTAG